A region from the Algoriphagus machipongonensis genome encodes:
- a CDS encoding LTA synthase family protein: MAQKAEIRSALPVKVHAVLRNFWGIAIVFLFLMLIIRILELKLIFDNHTLNFGLQDVIIPSLFEDIGWYFYFIGLILVFHLLFSIISIPLAKWVSLILFVLAVILQIGLVSYFMKTLLPLGSDVFGYSWKDLEQTVRASVDLSFPVILGGVLGAILLGAILHLGIRFINLPLKAYLTISGITYLFIIAYTFFPIVDTSTASENESNVEINKTHFIGQATFNYLMFDDNYYFDFYLRPSGNDLLVKKDFTDDSYPFLHQARYPDVLSPFFDSLSRKPDIVFILVESLGRGYSGEGAYLGSFTPFLDSLAESSLVWENAISSTGRTFGLLPGVFGGLPFGQNGFLDFAPDYPNHESLLSVLKDNDYEVDFFIGSDKNFDNEGSFLEYQNTDQIVDMREYSSEFEKTPSTTGFSWGYPDKAMFQNGLQKLPPSDSLPQVRIFQTQTSHDPYIVPQPDVYKPKLRNHLSNVLGLSSDEVEDYLSYEDIYMTILYADDAIKEFIQEYKKRPEFENTIFIITGDHRLPEIPMASRLDRFWVPLIVYSPMLNRPESFKGVTSHFEITPSLLSFLQNQVGISLPEETIWQGQVMDTSQVFQSNIAMPLMRNKNQLLDYIHGEYFLSQDQLFLVTDGLNIDPISDTQNLNRMVGEFEEFKNKNNYVIQTKKLLPEN, translated from the coding sequence ATGGCCCAAAAAGCTGAAATCAGATCAGCTCTTCCAGTAAAAGTCCATGCAGTCCTGAGAAATTTCTGGGGAATTGCTATAGTCTTTCTTTTCTTGATGTTGATAATCAGGATTTTAGAATTAAAATTAATTTTCGACAATCATACGCTCAATTTTGGATTACAAGATGTGATTATCCCTAGTCTTTTTGAGGACATAGGCTGGTATTTCTATTTTATTGGGCTGATTCTCGTTTTCCATCTCCTTTTTAGCATCATTTCTATTCCATTGGCAAAATGGGTGAGCTTGATCCTTTTTGTATTAGCCGTAATCCTTCAAATAGGTTTAGTTTCCTATTTCATGAAAACTCTGCTCCCATTGGGAAGCGATGTATTTGGCTATAGTTGGAAGGATCTTGAACAAACTGTCAGAGCTTCTGTGGATCTCAGTTTTCCAGTAATTCTTGGTGGAGTATTGGGAGCAATTTTACTAGGAGCAATACTACACCTAGGGATTAGGTTTATTAACCTACCTTTAAAAGCTTATTTGACGATTTCAGGGATTACCTATTTATTCATTATTGCATACACTTTTTTCCCTATTGTAGATACGTCTACCGCAAGTGAAAATGAAAGCAATGTTGAAATCAATAAAACTCATTTTATCGGTCAAGCAACTTTTAATTATCTCATGTTTGATGATAATTATTACTTTGATTTTTACCTAAGGCCATCAGGAAATGATCTATTGGTTAAAAAGGATTTTACAGATGATTCCTACCCATTTTTGCATCAAGCTAGATATCCAGATGTATTAAGCCCATTCTTCGATAGCCTTTCAAGAAAGCCTGATATTGTATTCATTTTGGTAGAAAGTTTAGGCCGTGGATATTCAGGTGAAGGTGCTTATTTAGGGAGCTTCACTCCTTTTTTAGACTCTTTGGCGGAATCCAGTCTTGTTTGGGAAAATGCTATTTCTTCCACCGGTAGAACATTTGGTTTATTGCCGGGAGTATTTGGAGGCTTACCCTTTGGGCAAAATGGATTTTTGGATTTCGCACCTGATTACCCTAATCATGAATCCTTATTAAGTGTATTAAAGGACAATGACTATGAGGTTGATTTTTTTATTGGCTCAGATAAGAATTTTGACAATGAAGGAAGCTTCTTAGAATACCAAAATACGGATCAAATTGTGGATATGAGGGAATATAGTTCTGAGTTCGAGAAAACACCTTCTACCACAGGTTTTTCTTGGGGATATCCAGATAAGGCCATGTTTCAAAATGGATTACAAAAATTACCTCCATCTGACTCACTACCTCAAGTAAGGATATTTCAAACACAAACTTCTCATGACCCTTACATTGTCCCTCAACCAGACGTTTACAAACCCAAACTCAGAAATCACCTTTCCAATGTGCTAGGTCTTAGTAGTGACGAAGTTGAAGATTATTTGTCCTATGAGGACATTTATATGACCATTCTGTATGCCGATGATGCGATTAAAGAGTTCATACAGGAGTATAAAAAAAGACCTGAATTTGAGAATACTATTTTCATTATCACCGGCGACCATAGACTACCAGAAATCCCGATGGCCTCAAGGCTAGATAGGTTTTGGGTTCCTCTGATTGTTTATTCTCCTATGCTAAACAGACCTGAAAGTTTTAAAGGAGTTACCTCACATTTTGAAATTACACCTTCCCTATTGTCATTTCTTCAAAATCAAGTAGGTATCAGTCTTCCGGAGGAAACTATCTGGCAAGGACAGGTTATGGATACTTCTCAGGTTTTCCAGTCAAATATTGCCATGCCATTAATGAGGAATAAAAATCAATTGTTGGATTACATCCATGGAGAATATTTTCTTTCTCAGGATCAATTGTTCTTAGTGACCGATGGCTTGAATATAGACCCGATCAGCGATACTCAAAACCTCAATCGGATGGTAGGAGAATTTGAAGAATTTAAGAACAAGAACAACTATGTGATTCAGACTAAAAAGCTACTCCCTGAAAATTGA
- a CDS encoding class I SAM-dependent methyltransferase, with amino-acid sequence MSKSDLLFELYSNLSTTGALTFSSKSLVNKMLSYSDLSQAKVVVELGGGDGSITKGIVDKLAPDAKLLVFEISESFCKAMEKKFSQDNVQIINDSAENIHKYLDGEKVDYIFSSLPFSFIAPDIQDEILKQSKISLGQTGFFIQICYSYLLRKLFKKHFSSVDTSFTLKNLPPAFVMVCK; translated from the coding sequence ATGAGTAAATCAGATCTCTTATTTGAATTATATTCCAATTTGAGCACAACAGGTGCGCTTACTTTTAGTTCAAAGTCATTAGTCAATAAAATGCTTTCTTATTCTGACCTTTCTCAAGCGAAAGTAGTCGTAGAATTAGGAGGAGGTGATGGAAGCATTACCAAAGGTATCGTAGATAAACTAGCTCCCGATGCCAAGTTATTAGTCTTTGAAATAAGTGAATCTTTCTGCAAAGCAATGGAAAAGAAATTTTCGCAGGATAATGTGCAAATCATTAATGATTCTGCTGAAAACATCCATAAATACCTAGACGGCGAAAAAGTGGATTATATATTCTCATCCTTGCCCTTTAGTTTTATTGCTCCGGATATTCAAGATGAAATTTTAAAGCAAAGTAAAATTTCCTTAGGCCAAACAGGCTTTTTTATTCAGATCTGCTATTCTTATCTGTTGAGAAAACTTTTTAAAAAGCATTTCAGCTCCGTAGACACCAGTTTTACGCTTAAAAACTTACCTCCGGCTTTTGTGATGGTTTGTAAATAA
- the msrA gene encoding peptide-methionine (S)-S-oxide reductase MsrA: MNEELKLPVTTTQIPEGLELITLGGGCFWCTEAVFQHLEGVEKVISGYSNGYVENPSYREICSGTTGHAEVVQVFFDPDKISLRKILEVFFATHDPTTVNRQGNDTGPQYRSAIFYTTVSQENIAMDLINGLNNQDIYDKKIVTEVAELQNFYPADDYHQDYYNLNGHQPYCQFVIKPKVNKLEKYFKDLMKE, translated from the coding sequence ATGAATGAGGAATTAAAATTACCAGTAACTACCACCCAAATTCCCGAAGGCTTAGAGCTTATTACTCTAGGAGGCGGTTGTTTTTGGTGTACAGAAGCTGTATTTCAACATTTAGAAGGTGTTGAAAAGGTGATATCGGGATATTCTAATGGATATGTTGAAAATCCGTCTTATCGTGAAATTTGTTCAGGAACTACAGGTCATGCTGAGGTTGTACAGGTTTTCTTTGATCCAGATAAAATCTCCCTCAGAAAAATCTTGGAAGTCTTTTTTGCCACTCATGACCCAACTACGGTAAATCGTCAGGGAAATGACACAGGACCTCAATATCGTTCAGCTATTTTTTATACTACCGTGAGCCAGGAGAATATTGCGATGGATTTAATCAATGGATTAAATAATCAGGATATCTACGATAAAAAAATTGTCACTGAAGTAGCCGAACTACAAAATTTTTATCCAGCAGATGACTATCACCAAGATTACTATAATTTAAACGGACATCAACCTTATTGTCAGTTTGTAATCAAACCAAAAGTCAATAAGTTGGAAAAGTACTTTAAGGATTTGATGAAAGAATAA
- a CDS encoding DUF6909 family protein, producing MLTKKRTRAQESRAAIERMYITMRHLFTRGTYKPMGISGESLVSALMVLSPEIYGSVTDTEKLELDGLLYVMERLPRGIEECRYIRLISREGYETSHLKPIIPAKRKRNCYRLDEQVMYVEMTRGRSDIYDILTHLTFLYIESRKILNNSTDPKGKISQNWIMLEELVKKEASGEPFEKEAASAYLSHIIGRTFEETVAAVEKFEQSKNSNSLYSIVYHLGRLTLDEHTKNLDREISFSATLRERIGHHVYGELWARRIKLALEEHSLIKRPIHVVSANLHSVLNTIYGYQLLNYKDFDELEKIVQDISVKAKGNKGKAIYDHALKHGFIDLPDESGTNIGVQVIDTAKLKKDALIPGVVLPKEKEKRPVFVVMDYAFGEQAYECFDELLKPFKKVENDIPLNVVSTSIMGKAGILYGGKGDLMIPNSHIFEGTADNYPFKNELKKADFEGFGLGVYQGSMITVLGTSLQNRDILTYFMESSWKAVGLEMEGAHYQKAIQSASKIRRSIRHNVKVLYAYYASDNPLETGSTLASGALGMEGVKPTYLITYKILEKLFS from the coding sequence ATGCTAACAAAAAAGCGAACCAGAGCTCAGGAATCGAGAGCGGCCATTGAGAGAATGTACATCACCATGCGCCATCTATTCACCAGAGGAACATATAAACCAATGGGAATATCTGGAGAAAGCTTGGTGAGCGCACTAATGGTCTTGAGTCCGGAAATTTATGGTTCGGTCACAGATACTGAAAAATTGGAGTTGGATGGTCTTCTTTATGTGATGGAACGACTTCCAAGAGGAATAGAAGAGTGCCGTTACATTCGTTTGATCAGCAGAGAGGGATATGAAACTTCGCATCTTAAACCAATTATCCCAGCCAAAAGAAAGAGAAATTGCTATCGTTTAGACGAGCAGGTCATGTATGTGGAAATGACCAGAGGAAGATCAGATATATATGATATCCTGACGCATTTAACTTTTCTGTACATAGAATCCCGAAAAATCCTGAATAACAGCACTGATCCCAAAGGGAAAATATCTCAAAACTGGATCATGTTAGAGGAGTTGGTAAAAAAAGAAGCGTCAGGAGAGCCTTTTGAAAAGGAGGCTGCAAGTGCCTATTTAAGTCATATAATTGGAAGAACTTTCGAAGAAACTGTCGCTGCAGTGGAGAAGTTTGAGCAATCAAAAAACTCCAATAGTCTCTATTCAATCGTTTATCATTTAGGTCGATTAACCCTAGATGAGCATACAAAGAATTTAGATCGGGAAATCTCTTTTTCCGCAACCCTTAGAGAAAGAATAGGACATCATGTTTATGGTGAATTATGGGCTAGAAGGATTAAACTGGCGCTTGAAGAACATAGCTTGATAAAGCGCCCTATCCATGTGGTTTCTGCCAATCTGCATTCCGTATTGAATACCATTTATGGCTATCAATTATTGAATTATAAGGACTTTGATGAGCTTGAGAAGATCGTTCAGGATATCAGTGTCAAAGCCAAAGGAAACAAGGGGAAGGCTATCTATGATCATGCTTTAAAACATGGTTTTATCGACTTACCAGATGAATCAGGAACCAATATTGGTGTACAGGTCATCGATACGGCAAAACTCAAAAAGGATGCATTAATTCCTGGGGTGGTCTTACCAAAAGAAAAGGAAAAAAGACCCGTATTTGTAGTAATGGATTATGCATTTGGGGAACAGGCGTATGAATGTTTTGATGAGTTATTGAAGCCTTTTAAGAAGGTAGAAAATGATATTCCTCTCAATGTAGTGTCTACCAGTATTATGGGGAAGGCAGGTATTTTGTATGGAGGGAAGGGAGATCTAATGATCCCTAATTCGCATATTTTCGAAGGAACCGCAGATAATTATCCTTTCAAAAATGAATTGAAGAAAGCTGATTTTGAAGGTTTTGGCTTAGGAGTTTATCAAGGTTCTATGATCACAGTTTTAGGTACATCCTTACAGAACAGAGATATACTAACCTATTTTATGGAGTCAAGCTGGAAAGCTGTAGGATTGGAAATGGAAGGTGCACACTATCAAAAAGCTATTCAATCGGCTTCCAAAATACGAAGGAGTATTCGTCACAATGTAAAGGTATTGTATGCCTATTATGCCTCTGACAACCCCTTAGAAACGGGAAGCACTTTAGCCTCAGGAGCATTAGGTATGGAAGGAGTAAAGCCGACTTACTTGATTACCTATAAAATTCTGGAGAAATTATTTTCCTAA
- a CDS encoding amidohydrolase, producing the protein MKKKYLNLLLIPILLVSASVYGQKKNKPNPLKEDAIQSIENRYSDLTNLSDQIWSFEEIAFQETQSAAALSDYAESLGFKVTRGVAEIPTAFVAEYGSGSPVIGILGEFDALPGLSQNKVPYKSPLHEDAPGHGCGHNLFGVASLGAASAIKDLIEEGKIKGTVRFYGTPAEEKFFGKLWMVRAGLFEDVDVVMDWHPAAETKAAVQKGLALVDFQVEFKGQAAHAAADPWNGRSASDALELYTSGINYYREHIKPTVRIHYHIQDAGQVVNVVPDYSRIWVRVRDSSREGLMPVYERVQEMAEGAAILANVDYEVNLISGIHEVLVNRTGSAALQKNLETLGPISYTEEEQEFAKKIQEATGKPENGLVSKIEPMEETAVHSMGGSTDVGDVSYVVPTIRLSATTAPNGTPWHSWAVVAAGGMSIGHKGMAYAAKALSMTMVDLFENPELVEAVKADFKENLGDYVYKGMVPPGPPPIKSNLQ; encoded by the coding sequence GTGAAAAAAAAGTATTTAAACCTCTTACTGATTCCAATTTTATTGGTAAGTGCGTCTGTTTATGGACAGAAAAAAAACAAACCAAATCCTTTAAAAGAGGATGCGATTCAATCTATTGAAAACCGGTATTCAGATTTAACCAATTTGAGTGATCAAATCTGGTCTTTTGAGGAGATTGCTTTCCAGGAAACACAATCCGCAGCTGCACTTTCGGATTATGCAGAGAGTTTAGGTTTTAAAGTAACTCGGGGAGTCGCTGAAATCCCTACTGCATTTGTTGCTGAGTATGGTTCAGGATCGCCTGTAATAGGAATCTTAGGAGAGTTTGATGCCTTGCCAGGCCTCTCTCAAAATAAAGTTCCTTACAAGAGTCCTTTGCATGAAGATGCTCCAGGACATGGTTGCGGGCATAACCTTTTCGGAGTGGCTTCTTTGGGAGCTGCCTCTGCCATCAAAGATCTAATTGAAGAGGGTAAAATTAAAGGAACTGTACGTTTCTATGGAACACCAGCAGAAGAGAAATTCTTTGGTAAACTATGGATGGTTCGTGCCGGCTTGTTTGAAGATGTAGATGTGGTCATGGATTGGCATCCAGCAGCTGAAACCAAAGCAGCCGTACAAAAAGGTTTGGCCTTGGTAGATTTTCAGGTGGAGTTCAAAGGTCAAGCGGCACATGCTGCGGCAGATCCTTGGAATGGAAGATCAGCTTCTGATGCTTTGGAGCTTTATACTTCCGGAATTAATTATTACAGAGAGCATATCAAGCCCACCGTTAGAATTCATTACCATATCCAAGATGCAGGACAAGTGGTCAATGTGGTCCCTGACTATAGTAGAATATGGGTTCGAGTAAGAGACAGCAGCCGGGAGGGTCTAATGCCAGTATATGAGCGTGTTCAGGAAATGGCTGAAGGTGCAGCAATATTGGCTAATGTAGATTATGAGGTAAACCTTATTTCTGGTATTCATGAAGTATTGGTCAATAGAACCGGTTCTGCGGCTTTACAGAAAAACCTGGAAACTTTAGGCCCAATTTCTTACACAGAGGAAGAGCAGGAATTTGCCAAAAAAATTCAGGAAGCTACCGGCAAACCTGAAAACGGTTTGGTTTCTAAAATAGAACCCATGGAAGAAACTGCTGTACATAGCATGGGAGGAAGTACCGATGTGGGAGATGTGAGTTATGTGGTTCCTACGATTCGTCTATCTGCCACCACGGCTCCAAACGGAACGCCTTGGCATTCTTGGGCTGTAGTAGCTGCCGGCGGCATGTCTATAGGTCATAAAGGAATGGCTTACGCAGCAAAAGCACTATCCATGACCATGGTGGATCTATTCGAAAACCCTGAATTAGTTGAAGCAGTAAAAGCTGATTTTAAAGAAAACTTAGGTGATTATGTATACAAAGGGATGGTTCCTCCAGGACCTCCCCCAATCAAATCCAACTTACAATAA
- a CDS encoding gamma-glutamyltransferase family protein — protein sequence MKKLYIFVLVLLSWNLQGQGLPGLGAGTTPNNKPILHGKSWVAITGKPLGASAGATIFNQGGNAVDAACAMIAATSTMWDVLSWGGETQALIYNPHTKKVIAINALGYAPTGATVDFYKSQGMDYPPQYGPLAATTPGTPGGIMTMLAEYGTMSLEQILKPSMDLAKGYPLEAQTANAMEAQKARIKQWPYSKKIFLPHLGEEREAPEVGEIFVQEDLYETLSKLVEAEKNALAEGKSRKEAIYAAYDRFYKGDIAKEIVRGTREQGGLFTESDLANWKVKIEEPLHVNYKGIDVYKLQEWTQGPALLQSLNILENFDLKSMGYNSANYIHTLYQAMSLAFADRDFYYGDPAFVDSPMEGLLSKEYAKERAKLIKEINDPKIGPGDPYPFQGGTNPYSDILNQNKEALASLPADQLNSSLDPAFIEAFQSGTTSVETADAEGWVVSVTPSGGWIPAVVAGNTGVGLSQRMQSFVLDENLNPYNLPEPGKRPRVTLTPSLALKDGKPMLAFAVQGGDSQDQNLLQLFLNMVEFGMDVQEATEAANINSYQMQSSFGNHEVRPGAIVLRKDTPAWVNKELVDRGYQIELWNKTSGPLNAIWFDWKHGSFWGGSSDYGDDYGIAW from the coding sequence ATGAAAAAACTTTACATTTTTGTCTTAGTACTTCTCTCATGGAATCTCCAAGGTCAAGGATTACCCGGTCTTGGCGCTGGAACAACTCCGAATAACAAACCCATTCTTCATGGTAAAAGTTGGGTAGCGATCACCGGTAAACCTTTAGGTGCTTCCGCTGGAGCTACCATTTTCAATCAGGGTGGTAATGCCGTAGATGCTGCATGTGCCATGATTGCTGCCACATCCACCATGTGGGATGTACTTTCCTGGGGAGGGGAAACACAAGCACTTATTTATAATCCCCATACCAAAAAAGTGATTGCCATTAATGCCTTAGGATATGCTCCTACAGGTGCCACCGTAGATTTCTATAAATCTCAAGGGATGGATTACCCTCCGCAGTATGGTCCATTGGCAGCGACTACACCCGGAACTCCCGGTGGTATCATGACCATGTTGGCAGAGTACGGAACCATGAGCTTAGAACAAATCCTTAAACCTTCTATGGATCTAGCTAAAGGTTACCCTCTGGAAGCTCAAACTGCCAATGCGATGGAAGCTCAAAAAGCGAGAATTAAGCAATGGCCTTATTCCAAAAAGATCTTTTTGCCACACTTAGGAGAGGAAAGAGAAGCACCAGAAGTAGGGGAAATCTTTGTTCAAGAGGATTTGTATGAAACACTTTCCAAACTCGTAGAAGCAGAGAAAAATGCCTTAGCCGAAGGAAAATCTAGAAAGGAAGCTATATACGCCGCTTACGACAGGTTTTACAAAGGAGATATAGCAAAGGAGATTGTAAGAGGTACTCGTGAACAAGGAGGACTCTTTACTGAAAGTGATCTGGCAAATTGGAAAGTAAAAATTGAGGAACCACTTCATGTCAATTACAAAGGAATAGATGTATACAAACTTCAAGAGTGGACTCAAGGTCCGGCTTTGTTACAATCTTTAAATATTCTTGAGAACTTTGACTTGAAGTCAATGGGCTATAATTCTGCTAATTATATCCACACCTTATATCAGGCCATGAGTTTGGCTTTTGCAGATAGGGACTTTTATTATGGGGATCCTGCATTTGTAGATTCACCTATGGAAGGTTTACTTTCTAAGGAATATGCAAAAGAGAGAGCTAAACTAATCAAAGAAATTAATGACCCGAAAATTGGACCTGGAGACCCCTACCCTTTTCAAGGAGGAACCAATCCATACTCTGATATTCTCAATCAAAATAAAGAAGCTTTAGCTAGTCTACCTGCTGACCAACTCAATTCATCTTTAGATCCAGCATTTATAGAAGCTTTCCAAAGTGGAACCACTTCTGTAGAAACAGCGGATGCTGAAGGATGGGTGGTCTCTGTCACACCTAGTGGCGGATGGATTCCGGCTGTAGTTGCTGGGAACACAGGAGTTGGGTTATCTCAACGTATGCAAAGTTTTGTCTTAGATGAAAATTTGAACCCATATAATCTTCCTGAACCAGGAAAACGTCCAAGAGTAACCCTTACTCCTAGCTTGGCATTAAAAGACGGAAAACCTATGTTGGCATTTGCGGTACAGGGAGGTGATTCTCAGGACCAAAATTTATTACAACTCTTTTTAAATATGGTAGAATTTGGGATGGATGTTCAGGAAGCAACAGAAGCAGCTAACATCAATTCCTACCAAATGCAAAGTTCTTTTGGGAATCATGAGGTACGTCCTGGGGCAATTGTATTAAGAAAAGATACTCCGGCTTGGGTGAATAAAGAGCTTGTGGACCGAGGCTATCAAATTGAACTTTGGAATAAAACTTCTGGGCCGCTTAATGCGATCTGGTTTGACTGGAAACATGGTAGTTTCTGGGGAGGTTCCAGCGATTATGGAGATGATTATGGAATCGCTTGGTAA
- a CDS encoding carboxypeptidase-like regulatory domain-containing protein, protein MFKNHVKYFTWLLTIVFVFYGQLSYSQTFQLKGRVLDSGSKEFLNGVSVTLKGTAFGEVTKGGGNFEIERVLEDKYTLSLTLPGYNKYEQVVRLNGDLDLGDIFLVKFGAEGTGAALQKTIRANNITNLFNDRPNMIGGNMVYGIPPEAKKVEGNNYLDTKWNTASLLLYRDQQLLEGFRVRYNIVSNMFELMEPENNMVSVMPGLRIQNFVWVDSTYKVPRYFVNGMDFKEEGAPISGFFEVLVDGELPLMRRTKAVFKESNYNEALMVGERNDKIIKRNTYYYLEDKDIIELPSRRKKIFAIFEDQAEEMEAYTNENSIDLKDPSGLFQLFTHYNAQFPGFRPIISQLLDETN, encoded by the coding sequence ATGTTTAAAAACCATGTTAAATACTTTACCTGGCTTCTGACAATCGTTTTTGTCTTTTATGGCCAACTCAGCTATTCACAAACATTTCAATTAAAGGGAAGGGTATTAGATTCCGGTTCCAAAGAATTCTTAAATGGGGTAAGTGTAACCTTAAAAGGGACAGCCTTTGGAGAAGTTACCAAAGGAGGTGGAAATTTTGAAATCGAAAGGGTTTTAGAAGATAAATATACATTGAGCCTCACCTTGCCTGGATATAATAAGTATGAGCAAGTTGTAAGACTTAATGGTGACTTGGATCTAGGAGATATTTTTCTCGTCAAATTTGGGGCTGAAGGAACTGGCGCTGCACTCCAAAAAACGATTCGAGCCAATAACATCACAAATTTATTCAATGATCGCCCCAATATGATTGGGGGAAATATGGTTTATGGAATTCCGCCAGAAGCCAAAAAAGTGGAAGGCAATAATTATTTGGACACCAAGTGGAACACTGCCTCTTTGTTACTTTATAGAGACCAGCAACTACTGGAAGGGTTTCGGGTTCGATACAATATAGTTTCCAATATGTTTGAATTGATGGAGCCAGAAAATAATATGGTTTCTGTAATGCCAGGGTTAAGAATTCAGAATTTTGTATGGGTTGATTCTACCTATAAAGTCCCAAGGTATTTTGTCAATGGAATGGACTTTAAAGAAGAAGGAGCTCCTATTTCTGGCTTTTTTGAGGTTTTAGTAGATGGAGAACTTCCTTTAATGCGTAGAACGAAAGCAGTATTTAAGGAATCCAATTACAATGAAGCCTTAATGGTAGGAGAAAGAAACGATAAAATCATAAAAAGAAATACCTACTATTACCTTGAGGATAAAGATATTATTGAGTTGCCTTCTAGGAGAAAGAAAATCTTTGCAATTTTTGAAGATCAGGCAGAAGAAATGGAAGCTTATACAAATGAAAATAGCATAGATCTTAAGGATCCCAGTGGACTATTTCAGCTATTCACCCATTACAACGCACAATTCCCTGGTTTTAGGCCAATTATTAGCCAGTTACTAGATGAAACCAATTAA
- a CDS encoding DEAD/DEAH box helicase, producing MDFSSFNFETSLQEGLDAMGFEQPTPIQEKAIPVILDNKDLIACAQTGTGKTAAFILPVLNKISKSGSDKLNTLVLAPTRELAIQIDQQIQGFSYFLGISSIPIYGGGDGIVWEQQKKALETGAEIVVATPGRLIALLAGGKMDLSSLEHLILDEADRMMDMGFSDDILKIVNYLPKERQTILFSATMPSKIRQFSMKILKNPQEISIAIGKTAAGVTQAMYSVYDGQKEDLVKNILSQKAYEAVIIFASTKEKVKGLYKKLRKDFEVEAFHSDLEQIEREKIMSGFKNKSIKILIGTDIISRGIDVVGIELVINFDTPSDPEDYVHRVGRTARADKEGEAITFVNPKDQYKFARIEKLIGMEITQIPLPDGFDEGPVYQGEKPKSSSGKSKGKSGGHKNNSKGNYKSSGKKKFPPRQ from the coding sequence TTGGATTTCTCTTCTTTTAACTTCGAAACTTCATTACAGGAAGGTCTTGATGCAATGGGTTTTGAACAACCCACGCCCATTCAGGAAAAAGCAATACCCGTAATATTAGATAATAAAGACTTAATCGCTTGTGCTCAGACCGGTACAGGAAAAACAGCCGCTTTTATCCTGCCTGTATTAAATAAGATCTCTAAATCAGGATCAGACAAATTAAATACCCTAGTACTAGCTCCTACGAGAGAGTTGGCCATTCAAATTGACCAGCAAATTCAAGGCTTTTCTTACTTCTTGGGAATCAGTTCCATCCCTATTTATGGAGGTGGAGACGGAATCGTATGGGAGCAACAGAAGAAAGCATTGGAAACTGGTGCTGAGATCGTTGTGGCTACCCCAGGAAGATTGATTGCTTTGCTCGCTGGAGGAAAAATGGACTTATCTTCTCTTGAGCACTTGATTTTAGATGAAGCCGACCGCATGATGGACATGGGCTTTTCTGATGATATTTTAAAGATTGTCAACTACCTGCCAAAAGAAAGGCAAACTATCTTGTTTTCTGCGACAATGCCTTCTAAAATCAGGCAGTTTAGCATGAAAATCTTAAAGAATCCGCAAGAGATATCTATTGCCATCGGTAAAACTGCCGCGGGAGTAACCCAGGCTATGTACTCGGTTTACGATGGTCAAAAGGAAGATTTGGTAAAAAATATTCTTTCTCAAAAAGCCTATGAGGCAGTGATTATTTTTGCTTCTACAAAAGAAAAGGTAAAAGGTTTATATAAAAAGCTAAGGAAGGACTTTGAAGTTGAGGCATTTCACTCCGATTTAGAACAGATTGAGAGGGAGAAAATAATGTCCGGGTTTAAAAATAAGTCCATCAAGATTCTTATTGGTACAGATATTATCTCCCGAGGGATTGATGTTGTAGGGATTGAATTGGTAATCAATTTTGATACGCCAAGTGACCCAGAAGATTATGTGCACCGAGTTGGGCGAACAGCCCGTGCAGATAAAGAGGGCGAGGCAATTACATTTGTCAATCCAAAAGATCAATACAAATTCGCCAGAATTGAAAAGTTGATTGGAATGGAAATCACTCAAATTCCATTACCTGATGGGTTTGATGAGGGACCAGTTTATCAAGGTGAAAAGCCTAAATCTTCTTCTGGTAAATCTAAAGGCAAATCAGGAGGGCATAAAAATAACTCAAAAGGAAACTATAAATCCTCTGGTAAAAAGAAGTTTCCTCCAAGACAATAG